In Artemia franciscana chromosome 8, ASM3288406v1, whole genome shotgun sequence, a genomic segment contains:
- the LOC136030101 gene encoding MAPK regulated corepressor interacting protein 2-like isoform X1, producing MYSIPKRPLMRQAKSVIETSKISASEENGNIRSKKLSQQIAEQGITGTVDQSDSKPVFRPVNLRPTRKSKQADKISPEHEELVKFVSEGWKQLEEKKSGVTDSSKSTATVRHYRSTNINISDFEPFDLEAWWGRRLLENIEKSAI from the exons ATGTATTCAATACCTAAAAGACCTTTGATGCGACAAGCTAAGTCAG TCATAGAGACGTCCAAGATTAGTGCAAGCGAAGAAAATGGAAACATCAGAAGTAAGAAACTATCCCAGCAGATAGCTGAACAAGGAATAACCGGAACTGTCGACCAAAG TGACTCTAAGCCAGTATTTCGTCCCGTTAACTTGAGGCCAACCCGTAAGTCAAAACAAGCAGATAAAATTTCTCCGGAGCATGAAGAGCTCGTCAAGTTTGTCTCAGAAG GGTGGAagcaattagaagaaaaaaagagtggcgTAACTGATTCATCCAAGTCAACTGCAACAGTGAGACACTATAGAagtacaaatataaatatatcag atTTCGAGCCATTTGACCTTGAAGCCTGGTGGGGTCGTCGATTATTAGAAAACATTGAAAAGTCTGCCATATGA
- the LOC136030101 gene encoding uncharacterized protein LOC136030101 isoform X2 has translation MYSIPKRPLMRQAKSVIETSKISASEENGNIRSKKLSQQIAEQGITGTVDQSDSKPVFRPVNLRPTRKSKQADKISPEHEELVKFVSEDFEPFDLEAWWGRRLLENIEKSAI, from the exons ATGTATTCAATACCTAAAAGACCTTTGATGCGACAAGCTAAGTCAG TCATAGAGACGTCCAAGATTAGTGCAAGCGAAGAAAATGGAAACATCAGAAGTAAGAAACTATCCCAGCAGATAGCTGAACAAGGAATAACCGGAACTGTCGACCAAAG TGACTCTAAGCCAGTATTTCGTCCCGTTAACTTGAGGCCAACCCGTAAGTCAAAACAAGCAGATAAAATTTCTCCGGAGCATGAAGAGCTCGTCAAGTTTGTCTCAGAAG atTTCGAGCCATTTGACCTTGAAGCCTGGTGGGGTCGTCGATTATTAGAAAACATTGAAAAGTCTGCCATATGA